The stretch of DNA GACTTTCCCTAAGGTTTCGAGATCAGTTTGAGGGTTGTGCAACTTGTTCAAAAAGGATTTATGCTTAAAAGCATTAGCAGGGTGCTCCTCAACTGATGCCAAGATGTCTCCATTGATGAAATCAGTATATAGCTTTGAAATCAGAGAGTCTTGTCGAACAGAGGAATTGATCTCTGAGTCTGAAGCAGTTGAATTACTGGGTCCACTCGAACTTACGGGATCAGTAGTTGTTTTAGAAATCAGAAGTTTCAAAGCAGCCTCAGGATCATGAATTTGCAAGGAAATGAATTCTTCTTCAGCGAGCCCTAGGCTGGCTGACAGCTTCGATGTCGAAGTTTCAGGTAGCAATTCTGATCCACCAGCCTCTGCTTCCTTTATGGCTTCAGAATCAAAATCTTCTTCCTCTGAGGAAGTTTCATCAGCATCGACCTCGACTGTTGGATTTTCGTTCCATTCTTTGAAAGGGGAGGTCTTAGTATCAGTTTCTGCAGATATAGGATGCTCTGGTTGATCTTGAATAGGCTCTGGTATGATTTTTTCAGAAATAGTGGTCTCACTATCTTTAAAGGTATCACCACTAGACCTGTTCGACATAATGTCCTACAAAGCAGAATCGAATATGAGGGAATATGACtttatttatgataaatgagAAAATGCAAGTAATTCAAGTACCTCTGGATTGATGTCTTGCTGGGGCATGTTGTCCGATTCATTGAGTGTAGCATCAGGCATAGCAACATCTTCTTGAACTTCAGCTTCAGGGGTAGGCTCTTGTTGTTCACTCGAGATCGAAGGAGTTTTAAGGTTGGTTGCAGAGGGATCACTTGAGGACTTtgactttttatgttttttatcccgggttcgatcctctgaacttttctttccttctttcttcttttcttctttcctcTTTGCTTTcctttccttcttttctttcttttctttcatcttcttttcCTTCTCTTCATTAGAGAGATCATCAGAAGTAGTTTCTGGGATATTTGTTTCAATAATCACAGGAGGCTGGCTCCTCTTTCTCTGGAAACTTTGTTCTTCTTTTTCCTCCTGCAAATAGAAGTCGAGATAAGAAACATTTGAATTAATGGATTTGAGTTGGGAGGAACTTTGAAAATAAGTTAGAAAAACTTATACCTCTTCTTCGTCACTGACGACTATTGTGTTAGGTTTTGGCTTCTTCGATGGGCCAGTCTCAGTGGAAGGGACGTTGGTTGGTCTTTTACGTGCCTAGAAGAAGTGGGttagaaaaataaagatttaactTAGAATTTTTCAAAGGGAAACAAGTTTCGATTCAGTAAGTACCTTAGAAGGCTCTCCAGTTGTTTCAACTGCCTTTGGTGTTATTTGTTCTTTAACTGTCTTAACAGTTTCTGCAGCTTGTTTCTTGGTAACTAGGAAACATAAGCAAAAGGTTAAATCGAAACAATATGAGAATATTTGGTAAAAGAAAGTGCATATATAAAGACAAGTTACCTGTGGTCTTGACTTGCTGTTCGATTCTCTTTATCTGAGGTCGAGTAAACCCACTCTCCAACCTCGAGATAAGCACCGCATCTCCTAGGTGTTTGCTGTCGAAATAGCGCCTCCACCAGGTGGTAAACTCTTGTGTACAGTAGTAAGAAAGGTTGAAGTCAAATGGCTCGAAGCCATAAACGTTATCACGACTAATCTTCATATACCTTTCATACAAAGTGGAAGTCACAGTAGTCCCAAGCACGATGTTCTTCTTTCTTATATACATGCTCTTTGGTCGAAGCTGCGAAAAGCCAAACTGTCTAGAGACCAAATTCGGTTGATACCCAATTAATGCATATTCAGAAGATAGGGTACCAATTCGAATAGACAAAATGGTAGGATCTAAGTATGCTGTCCAGGTTTCATTTATTTCCTCCTCAGCATTAGGATTCAACACTGGTATCTCTTTGACGAACCAGGAGGGACCAATGGTTCTCTTCACAAATGGAGCATGCTCAGGCTTGAACTGGTCAATGGCtaagaaaattttcatgtaCTTCATGAAAAGCTGTTGAGAGTTTTGTTCGAGGGGATTAGGTTGAAGCCTTATCAAGCGGGTGCCTTCAATTTTCCTTTTAGCTATCGAAGCATGATGTTCAGTGGGAATGAACAAACCAAGTTCCTTTTCAAAGGTGGCATTTAACCACAATTGTAATAGCCACATTGGCCCAGCAGCTTGAAAACATCCATCTGTGGCGGCTTTCTTCGATTTCGATTTGGCAGGAACTAAACCTTTTAGGTTATCACAAACTTCCCCAATCGACTCATACAGGGTTGCCAGCAGAAGGCGTCCTAAGGCAAAATGGCATCCTTCATGTATTTGCACAGCCATGGGTATAAATTTCCTAGCAATTTGGAGAGATCGAGAGCAAAATACATAATGGGATAGCCATAGAGTGAGAAAGGCCACATGTTCCTCATCTGAGACTTCTTCATTCTCAGGTCCTGAATGTTTGAGGATAAAGGCAGAGAAGGCGTTTTCCTTGTAGTTTAAAGTGATGTTATCACTAACATCATCAGGGCTGTAAGTTTTGCCAGTGGGTCTTAACCCTGTGATAGCTGACACATCGAACAGGGTGGGTGTCATCATACCACTTTTGAAGTGAAAGGTGTTGGtagatttttcaaagaaatgcaTCGCAGCAATGAGCATTTCAGGTTGGTATTTAGGCCCTATCCTAGAAAATTGTATTAACTCGAAGATTCCATAATCTTTCCAGAATTTGCCAAAAGATTGTTCTATTCGATCAAGCCAAGTAAGGTAAAGGCTATTTCCGTAATAAGGATGGGATCGAAAGGGTTTATAATTTGTCAGCATATATTCAAAGTTATAGGGTTTGCTGTCAAAGATTCTAGGTTCGCAAGTTTCGAGACATGGAAATATCTCATCTACTTCCCTAGTCAAGTTCATATCATCCGGAATCGGACCACCAAAAGCATAAACATTTTTATCAATAGCAAAGGGAATCATTACCTGACTTTCCCAGATTTCTCGATGTTCTTTGCTACCTTTGGGTTCTGGAACATACTTCGTTCCATCGTCAGCAACGGAGAAATCGCTCCATTTTCCAGCAAAAGGGACTTGAAACTTGTTAGATGAAGACGCCATGAAAGTTCTTGGGAAAACGAAAGAAAAGATGTAGATCTGAGATCTTGAAAGATGTGAACTGAAGAAGGTAATCAAAGATCCGGTAAGTTCAGATTTGTTTTGAATCTTTGGTGTTTCAAGATTGGGAGaaagattttgagagatttCTGGAGCGTGAAAAGCTTTGGAAGAAGTTGGAAAAGTTTCAACTGAAGTGacagagctctatttataggcaatcttggattaagacaaaatttaattaaaaaaagggaTAAATGCTGAAAAAGCGCCTTTTGTCTGTTCCGATTCAACTTCTCAGGCTGACGCGTGTCCCACTACTCAAAAGGATGCAGAACGTGACAGTTTTGTAAGAAGTGAAACGGTTATCTTCTTAAATGCCATGACATCATCAAATCGAAATAAAAGGAATGGCGTTTGGAAATAGAGGTACTTTGAAAAATGCCAATCTCTTATTTCATTCGAGTCATTCAAATCGAAATAGGCATTTTTGGGGGCaatttgttatcccatattttagctcaaggtaaaatatgttataatctccagttccaaagacatttaAGTAACCTTagtctttaatgtcttcaaaAACAAGAGAGATTCTTTCTCTTATCGTTTAaatgaaggttaagggtaatgtcttcaagaacaagagaatccTAATGGAAAAGCTTCATAGCTCGAGACTGAAGAATCTTTCGATGGAAGCCAATGAATCGAAGTAGTCAAGAACTATGGACTTAGagcattttttatcatttaagtgtgattcgacttcgacggttacaacggtttaaaggccttggttcatttcaaatgcaagaggacgcgtggctgaagtttagtagtttaacgttaggATAGACGTTGCttagtttttctataaatagaagtatgtatagtcgaagtaggggtcacaattcatttacacaaaatctcaaacactcaaagtatccatgttaaggcgagaaacgagttactcgagaaagatgtatgaatcggtgaacctttacattttctttgtaacttttacattctaaatgcaaatttacttttcataagtctttattttcttaaagcatttacaaattctgcttttcattagttccctcgttcgagtgaacttgctttaattgcatttaacatatgtttcagaaattaaacatagtgttcttttataaaataaggatgtcttcaaagataaacttccaaatttcctttaacaaaatgcatgaacaattgtcccgagatttactagttgatctctcaagtaattaatttaaactagcggttgtttaccaaaaatcagtgtaaacacaagtgtaaaggcagagtgccacgcggtaattaaaacacaagcatacacacagagcgtcatgaagtttaacatgaaaagcaacagcggattcattcacaccaagcatgcatatatatacatatatatatacataagccatattcatccctaaggatgtcacttatacaagcaCTAGCATataaaaaggtaacaccgatatacgatgtaatccaagcgtaatccccgactcgatgttacattaccagagcatttactatttacaaactctaaccaaaagctagtactaagaggagtaatctatgctaagtctcctcaccaaaaggtacttcaacacccagctaaaacagcagtctaaacgtcggcacagtcctcagcctgaatatctgaacccccaaaggtccagcaaataacacaaaacagagagttagaaaacataaccgcatatcatacgagtataagaaaggtcttacactttcgaactacatcatacatattctaactcacgtcaaaacatcgcactaaacaattataaattaataaagttgaacacaattcaaccaaataaatgtcacataccatttatcaaatatatgcgcatttaccctaaggtatctaatgccaattaattcactgtcatgccatccctagacataactaaatgcatgtggtaccaaggtgtcacaccaacggtggaccaagaacagttttatatcttgctggatatgtcggaacttaccgaaccatcttatctcccttggataagccaacacagttttatatcctgttggatagcaactccggactcatggattcatctaatccgatcctcggtttcattatggacacataatccattttcgttattggaacccaagtttccaatgttcacatacaatcatgaatgcatgtatgtatacacatatcaaccatatgatattctctagctcgaagctactcttttatgaatgcgggaacacaaatcctaacacattcacttaacattgcaaattaatgccaaaacataacattgctcactttaagctacaacttattgcatacacgtttatcaatcatataacgattaacaataagcattaatagtatcaacatgtatcaacaatcatgtaaggataccattaaaccatgttacaagtgcctaatcacacttacaaacatcaacaaaaattgctgtcacagaggccttcgctaagcgaagccttagcgagacatggtgaacctcaccaggaagtcacctgctcatggcgagcattggcgagcttcagcgaactattcgctgagcgaaggcttagcgagcctacgcgaacctcacccggaagtcacctgctcatggcgagcattggcgagcttcagcgaacatgttcgctacagcgaactcctggtcgcttagcgaactataccagaaaaatatctgttcttgagtttcaataaggcggtttaaccttgaatccactcaaaaattcattcaaacatgttataaattcttataaacagctattccaagcatatatggtatcaaggaacattaatcatcccttccaaacatccaaatacctctaacaatcaaaatcatgccaatttcttgagttttaagcaactttcataaacttttcaaacatgattcaaacacatacatatttatcatgaaatcaatctagtgattaacacatacaaagtgatgatgaagaacatcatactcacatacaaaagcttaatcaaaagtctaaaagaaattgagtgggagagttcgggaatggagacatagacaatctcccctctccttgccactcaagaatcacgaattctaatc from Trifolium pratense cultivar HEN17-A07 linkage group LG5, ARS_RC_1.1, whole genome shotgun sequence encodes:
- the LOC123886167 gene encoding uncharacterized protein LOC123886167 — protein: MSNRSSGDTFKDSETTISEKIIPEPIQDQPEHPISAETDTKTSPFKEWNENPTVEVDADETSSEEEDFDSEAIKEAEAGGSELLPETSTSKLSASLGLAEEEFISLQIHDPEAALKLLISKTTTDPVSSSGPSNSTASDSEINSSVRQDSLISKLYTDFINGDILASVEEHPANAFKHKSFLNKLHNPQTDLETLGKVIQLESILDQFATTVQSLKRNSQKLVGQQAAYDALFEKAMAAQSKVDQMKAQVQQPGLGIQECTNNISKWEAEIESLRAEIADREKKILEEKAKRTKIEEAVAATTQESIREAAKEGISHFSAATVIKEEIKSLEDAIKIQTVEVGLIKDHYADFKSKCLS
- the LOC123883664 gene encoding uncharacterized protein LOC123883664 — translated: MHFFEKSTNTFHFKSGMMTPTLFDVSAITGLRPTGKTYSPDDVSDNITLNYKENAFSAFILKHSGPENEEVSDEEHVAFLTLWLSHYVFCSRSLQIARKFIPMAVQIHEGCHFALGRLLLATLYESIGEVCDNLKGLVPAKSKSKKAATDGCFQAAGPMWLLQLWLNATFEKELGLFIPTEHHASIAKRKIEGTRLIRLQPNPLEQNSQQLFMKYMKIFLAIDQFKPEHAPFVKRTIGPSWFVKEIPVLNPNAEEEINETWTAYLDPTILSIRIGTLSSEYALIGYQPNLVSRQFGFSQLRPKSMYIRKKNIVLGTTVTSTLYERYMKISRDNVYGFEPFDFNLSYYCTQEFTTWWRRYFDSKHLGDAVLISRLESGFTRPQIKRIEQQVKTTVTKKQAAETVKTVKEQITPKAVETTGEPSKARKRPTNVPSTETGPSKKPKPNTIVVSDEEEV